Proteins found in one Sorghum bicolor cultivar BTx623 chromosome 1, Sorghum_bicolor_NCBIv3, whole genome shotgun sequence genomic segment:
- the LOC8064883 gene encoding osmotin-like protein — MATSIKSLEALALMALAVFAKAAVAAGDASSSCPKLTLHNLCPYPVWPLVTANAGYPSVTGTDARLDGNGEGLVTMALPQGVWSGRVVARTGCADDDCSPKCETGDAPPATVAQVSVGGYGGLAAYSVSLVDGFNVPMVVTPHNFAAGAQCPTLGCAVDLTQDQECCPGTQAALFKAKCPDTRTTSTDVEATPQDCIAPGELKVVFCPAQDCTASCN, encoded by the coding sequence ATGGCCACGTCGATCAAGTCGCTGGAAGCTCTGGCCTTGATGGCGCTCGCCGTGTTCGCCAAGGCCGCCGTCGCTGCAGGCGATGCGTCGTCGTCCTGCCCCAAGCTCACCCTCCACAACCTCTGTCCATACCCGGTCTGGCCGCTCGTCACCGCCAACGCTGGGTACCCCTCCGTCACCGGCACCGACGCCCGCCTCGACGGGAACGGCGAGGGCCTGGTGACCATGGCGCTGCCGCAAGGCGTGTGGTCGGGCCGCGTGGTGGCGCGCACGGGGTGCGCTGACGACGACTGCTCTCCGAAGTGCGAGACCGGCGacgcgccgccggcgacggtGGCGCAGGTGAGCGTGGGTGGGTACGGCGGGCTGGCGGCGTACAGCGTGAGCCTGGTGGACGGGTTCAACGTGCCCATGGTGGTGACGCCGCACAACTTCGCGGCGGGGGCGCAGTGCCCGACGCTGGGGTGCGCCGTGGACCTCACCCAGGACCAGGAGTGCTGCCCCGGCACGCAAGCGGCGCTGTTCAAGGCCAAGTGTCCCGACACGAGGACAACCTCCACGGACGTCGAGGCAACGCCGCAGGACTGCATCGCGCCCGGTGAGCTCAAGGTCGTCTTCTGCCCGGCACAGGACTGCACGGCCAGTTGTAACTAG
- the LOC110431715 gene encoding uncharacterized protein LOC110431715, giving the protein MNPDTKLLLEELQKLSLEQSGIRQQLTEQKDFLERRFTEVDDNLEKRLLDAEAVVEQRIIDSELRQDVRLQAIEKTAADLSDWRREQDASVDDIRLRLGKLDKFWARSVLETTSPFTDPGVFPEPQVSSEQHAAPTSARYQAARPIGHRVDLHHREGGYGVVTTHAHPPVTDMDDFPETPPRVYGTARDLYLSRNRPPEHHYNPTGKLPKLSFPTFDGTDLKLWITCAEDYFSMYSVDPSVWIQCARMQFLGPAKRWVQSVTDELKSWTWPEFCQALHSRFDRDQHTFLLRQMNRIRQLTSVQDYIDRFAELVDQLRAYESPPSALPYVTRFIDGLKPEIRAVLLVHRPAALDTAYTLAFLQEEAGDSARRHDSRTWNPKGGYQRGDRHNAADVDKPTIPSKPLDKRLADLKEYRRAQGLCDHCGDKWSRDHKCAAKVGLHVLDELYALFSADCTVEDPATDDGENCETAEHCYCLSASVTSTIVRTLQFRGSMCHQSVLILLDSGSSSSFISTHLVSQLCLSTSQSTEVSIRIADGHVMRCSTVVPGAIWTIHQFQFQHDLKVLPIPQYDIILGMDWLQLFSPMKVDWNAHWLTIPYKGHSVTLQGVSDAFTEDPSQLMVQVFSLDSTVPAQSPDIHPAISALLAEFPTITTPPETLPPKRACDHEIPLVEGARPVNIRPYRYPPALKDEIEAQVETMLKQGLIQHSTSPFNSPVLLVRKKDSSWRFCVDYRYLNNLTVKTAFPIPVFEQLMDELADARYFSTLDLLSGYHQIRLREGEEFKTAFSTHVGHYEFRVVAFGLTGAPGTFQGAMNTTLHPLLRRCVIVFFDDILVYSRTMEEHMDRLRQVFQLLARDHWHIKLSKCKFGQTTISYLGHVISQQGVATDPTKIEAVATWPTPTTVKALRSFLGFTGFYRRFVKNYAIIAKPLTNLLKKHSIFHWTSDHDTAFHALKHSLCSAPILKLPDFTKQFCIETDASHFGVGAVLLQDGHPLAFLSHALGPKNQGLSAYEKEYMAILIAVEQWRSYLQLGEFLIFTDQRSLVHLSDQRLNTAWQ; this is encoded by the coding sequence ATGAATCCCGACACCAAGTTGCTGCTCGAGGAACTCCAAAAGCTCTCCCTCGAGCAATCTGGTATTCGGCAGCAGTTGACTGAGCAGAAGGACTTCCTCGAGCGACGCTTCACCGAGGTCGATGACAATCTTGAGAAGCGTCTCCTGGATGCCGAAGCGGTGGTGGAGCAGCGGATCATCGACTCCGAGCTCCGTCAGGACGTTCGACTCCAGGCAATCGAGAAGACGGCTGCCGATCTGAGCGATTGGCGGCGGGAGCAGGACGCCTCCGTCGACGACATTCGCCTACGCCTCGGCAAGCTGGACAAGTTTTGGGCCCGCTCGGTGCTCGAGACGACTTCGCCCTTCACCGATCCGGGCGTTTTCCCAGAACCCCAGGTTTCCTCGGAGCAGCACGCCGCACCAACCTCTGCGCGCTATCAGGCTGCTCGGCCAATCGGGCACCGCGTCGACCTTCATCACCGGGAGGGTGGGTATGGGGTGGTCACCACTCATGCTCATCCCCCGGTCACGGATATGGACGATTTCCCTGAAACTCCTCCTAGAGTTTACGGTACAGCACGGGATTTATACCTTTCACGCAATCGCCCACCCGAACACCACTATAATCCTACAGGCAAACTGCCAAAATTATCCTTCCCCACTTTTGATGGCACTGATCTTAAGCTGTGGATTACTTGCGCTGAAGATTATTTTTCCATGTATTCGGTCGATCCTTCTGTCTGGATACAGTGCGCCCGTATGCAATTCCTTGGTCCAGCCAAGCGTTGGGTCCAATCTGTTACTGATGAGCTCAAATCCTGGACATGGCCTGAGTTCTGTCAAGCCCTGCATTCTCGCTTTGACCGTGATCAGCATACTTTCCTTCTTCGCCAAATGAACCGCATACGCCAGCTAACATCTGTCCAGGATTATATTGATCGCTTCGCTGAGCTTGTTGACCAGCTCAGAGCCTATGAGTCTCCACCCAGTGCCTTACCCTATGTCACAAGATTTATTGATGGCCTAAAACCTGAAATCCGTGCTGTACTTCTTGTTCACCGTCCTGCTGCTTTGGATACTGCGTATACTTTGGCATTCTTGCAGGAAGAAGCTGGGGACTCCGCACGCCGACATGATTCCAGGACTTGGAATCCGAAGGGCGGTTATCAGCGTGGCGACCGCCACAATGCGGCTGACGTTGACAAGCCGACGATCCCTTCGAAGCCCCTTGACAAGCGATTGGCTGATCTTAAGGAATATCGTCGCGCCCAAGGACTCTGCGATCATTGTGGTGACAAGTGGAGCAGAGATCATAAGTGCGCTGCCAAGGTTGGTCTTCATGTATTGGATGAGCTTTATGCCTTGTTCTCTGCTGATTGTACTGTCGAAGATCCAGCTACTGACGATGGGGAGAACTGTGAGACTGCAGAACATTGCTATTGTCTGTCGGCTAGTGTTACTTCTACTATAGTGCGAACTTTGCAGTTTCGGGGATCCATGTGCCATCAGTCTGTGTTGATATTGCTCGATTCAGGCAGTTCATCTTCTTTCATCAGCACGCATTTGGTGTCTCAGCTATGCTTGTCCACAAGTCAGAGTACTGAAGTTTCCATCAGAATTGCGGATGGTCATGTCATGCGTTGTTCTACCGTTGTACCAGGGGCCATATGGACCATTCACCAGTTTCAGTTTCAGCATGATTTGAAGGTCCTGCCCATTCCTCAGTATGACATTATTTTGGGTATGGACTGGTTGCAGTTGTTCAGTCCCATGAAGGTTGATTGGAATGCTCACTGGCTCACAATTCCTTACAAAGGACACTCAGTTACCCTTCAGGGAGTGTCTGATGCATTTACGGAGGACCCTTCCCAATTAATGGTGCAGGTTTTCAGTCTGGATTCTACAGTTCCAGCACAGTCTCCTGACATTCATCCAGCTATCAGTGCACTTCTTGCTGAATTTCCCACTATCACTACTCCACCTGAGACATTGCCGCCCAAGCGCGCTTGTGACCATGAGATTCCTTTGGTGGAAGGAGCACGTCCTGTCAATATTAGGCCCTACCGTTACCCCCCTGCACTTAAGGATGAGATTGAAGCCCAGGTTGAGACCATGctcaaacagggccttattcaGCACAGTACATCACCTTTCAACTCGCCAGTGCTGCTGGTGCGCAAGAAGGACAGTTCCTGGCGTTTCTGTGTGGACTACAGATACTTGAACAACCTAACGGTCAAGACTGCTTTTCCCATTCCTGTGTTTGAGCAGCTGATGGACGAGTTGGCGGATGCTCGTTATTTCTCCACATTGGATCTGTTATCAGGATACCATCAGATTCGTTTACGGGAAGGTGAAGAGTTCAAAACCGCCTTCTCCACTCATGTGGGTCACTATGAGTTTCGGGTGGTTGCTTTTGGCCTTACTGGCGCGCCAGGTACCTTCCAGGGAGCTATGAACACCACGTTGCATCCCCTCCTACGCCGCTGTGTCATTGTATTTTttgatgatatcctggtgtacAGTAGAACAATGGAGGAACACATGGATCGTCTTCGTCAGGTTTTCCAGTTGCTGGCCCGCGATCATTGGCACATCAAGCTGTCTAAGTGCAAGTTTGGTCAAACTACCATCTCCTATTTGGGTCATGTGATTAGTCAGCAGGGCGTTGCGACCGATCCCACTAAAATTGAAGCCGTAGCGACTTGGCCCACGCCCACTACTGTTAAGGCATTGCGCAGTTTCTTGGGGTTCACTGGTTTCTACCGGCGTTTTGTCAAGAACTATGCCATCATAGCAAAACCACTGACTAACTTGTTGAAGAAGCATTCCATATTTCACTGGACTTCCGATCATGATACCGCATTCCATGCCCTGAAGCACAGCTTGTGCTCAGCTCCCATCCTTAAGTTGCCTGACTTTACCAAGCAATTTTGTATTGAGACGGATGCTTCCCATTTTGGGGTTGGGGCTGTGCTTCTCCAGGACGGGCACCCCCTGGCGTTTCTCAGTCATGCTCTTGGGCCCAAGAATCAAGGACTATCCGCTTATGAGAAGGAATACATGGCAATTCTCATTGCAGTGGAGCAGTGGCGATCTTATCTTCAGTTGGGGGAGTTTCTTATTTTCACGGATCAGCGGAGTCTCGTTCACCTGTCAGATCAACGGTTGAATACTGCATGGCAATAG
- the LOC8064885 gene encoding perakine reductase, producing the protein MEGDKMPRVRLGKQGLEVSKLGFGCMGLTGVYNAPVPEEAGIAIIKHAFEAGVTFFDTADAYGPHTNEVLLGKALKHLPREKVQVATKCGIAGFDASGMCVKGTPDYVRACCEASLQRLAVDYIDIYYQHRIDQSVPIEETMGELKKLVEEGKVKYVGLSEASADTIRRAHAVHPITAVQLEWSLWTRDIEEDIIPVCRELGIGIVPYSPLGRGFFAGRAAVECVPSESLLSKHPRYTGENLEKNKVLYTRLEILSKKYGCTPAQLALSWVLHQGEDVVPIPGTTKVKNLDDNIGAVKVKLSKEDLEEISGAVPAGEVAGSRLLGVLEPYSWRLANTPLPK; encoded by the exons ATGGAAGGGGACAAAATGCCCAGGGTGAGGCTCGGTAAGCAGGGTCTTGAG GTGTCCAAGCTTGGCTTCGGGTGCATGGGCCTCACTGGTGTATACAACGCCCCTGTTCCTGAGGAAGCTGGGATCGCCATAATCAAGCACGCGTTTGAGGCCGGCGTCACCTTCTTCGACACCGCTGATGCCTATGGACCACATACCAACGAGGTCCTGCTTGGAAAG GCATTGAAGCATTTGCCCCGTGAGAAGGTGCAAGTTGCCACCAAATGTGGCATTGCAGGATTTGATGCAAGTGGCATGTGTGTGAAGGGCACTCCAGATTATGTTCGAGCTTGTTGTGAAGCAAGCCTTCAGCGCCTTGCTGTTGACTACATTGATATATACTACCAACATCGAATTGATCAGTCAGTGCCTATAGAGGAAACT ATGGGGGAACTCAAGAAGTTGGTTGAAGAAGGGAAAGTGAAGTATGTTGGCTTGTCAGAGGCAAGTGCCGATACCATCCGAAGGGCACATGCTGTCCATCCAATTACTGCGGTGCAGTTGGAGTGGTCACTATGGACCAGAGATATAGAGGAAGATATAATACCAGTCTGCAG GGAGCTTGGTATTGGAATAGTTCCATATAGCCCACTTGGCCGTGGCTTCTTTGCTGGCAGGGCAGCTGTAGAGTGTGTACCATCAGAAAGTCTATTG TCTAAACATCCAAGGTATACTGGGGAAAACTTGGAGAAGAATAAAGTTCTGTACACACGACTTGAAATTTTGTCCAAGAAGTATGGGTGCACCCCTGCTCAACTTGCTCTCTCCTGGGTTCTTCATCAAGGAGAAGATGTGGTCCCCATACCTG GAACAACAAAAGTGAAGAACCTTGATGATAACATCGGTGCTGTAAAGGTAAAGCTGAGCAAGGAAGACCTCGAAGAAATCTCGGGTGCagtccctgctggtgaggtggcTGGGTCCAGACTTCTTGGAGTCCTTGAGCCTTATTCTTGGAGGCTTGCAAATACCCCACTTCCAAAATAG
- the LOC8064884 gene encoding BTB/POZ and MATH domain-containing protein 1: protein MPTHLPPPCATSDARSAIIGGEVTGHHILDIEGYSHIKEQLRHGDSTTSLPFTVGGCSWYISYYPNGCRHSADGFIGIFLCLERSRGAAAACVKARVKFSLLDRAGKPVPSHSHTTVLIFDDKIFVSADYPCCFGFAEFMRRADLEKSEHLKDDSFTIRCDITIANKLCKERRRAAYGLTLVKVPPSDLHHHLGELLASKQGADVTFRVAGETFRAHRYILASRSPVFQAELLGPMRESHAASSVVEVQDMEAQVFQALLEFVYTDALPQDMTREEEAVICQHLLVAADRYSMERLKLVCEDRLCRHIKVASVATTLALAEQHRCRGLKEACLQFLESPAVLNAVAADEGFDYLANTCPSVLKDLILKLTDCHLDLWGKQVS from the coding sequence ATGCCGACTCATCTGCCACCGCCATGCGCCACCTCCGACGCGCGATCCGCCATCATTGGCGGCGAAGTGACCGGGCACCACATACTGGACATCGAGGGATACTCGCACATCAAGGAGCAGTTGCGCCATGGAGACTCCACCACCTCTCTCCCTTTCACCGTCGGAGGTTGCTCCTGGTACATCTCATATTACCCCAACGGTTGCCGCCACAGCGCCGACGGCTTCATCGGTATCTTCCTCTGCCTCGAGCGGagccgcggcgccgccgccgcctgcgtgAAGGCGCGAGTCAAGTTTAGCTTGCTGGATCGAGCTGGGAAGCCGGTGCCATCGCACTCCCATACCACGGTGCTCATCTTCGACGACAAGATCTTCGTCTCTGCAGATTACCCTTGCTGCTTCGGCTTTGCTGAGTTCATGCGGCGGGCAGATCTGGAGAAGTCGGAGCATCTCAAGGACGACAGCTTCACGATTCGGTGCGATATCACGATTGCCAACAAGCTCTGCAAGGAGCGGCGGAGAGCTGCGTATGGGTTAACGTTGGTCAAGGTGCCACCATCCGATCTGCACCACcatctcggcgagctcctcgcgTCCAAGCAAGGCGCAGATGTTACGTTCCGTGTTGCCGGCGAGACGTTCAGAGCGCACAGGTACATTCTCGCGTCCCGGTCGCCGGTCTTCCAGGCAGAGCTCCTTGGCCCGATGAGAGAAAGCCATGCTGCGTCGTCTGTCGTCGAGGTACAAGACATGGAGGCGCAGGTGTTTCAAGCCCTGCTGGAGTTCGTGTACACCGATGCCTTGCCTCAGGACATGACGCGGGAGGAGGAAGCTGTGATCTGTCAGCATCTACTTGTTGCGGCGGACAGGTACAGCATGGAGAGGCTGAAGCTGGTGTGCGAGGACAGGCTCTGCAGGCATATCAAAGTGGCCTCCGTGGCTACCACATTGGCTTTGGCCGAGCAGCACCGGTGCCGTGGCCTCAAGGAGGCATGCCTCCAGTTCCTCGAGTCCCCGGCTGTTCTCAATGCCGTCGCAGCAGACGAAGGCTTTGATTATTTGGCTAATACCTGCCCTTCTGTTTTGAAAGATTTAATCTTAAAGCTCACGGACTGTCATCTCGATCTCTGGGGAAAACAAGTTAGTTGA